A section of the Streptomyces sp. SCL15-4 genome encodes:
- a CDS encoding SDR family oxidoreductase — translation MTSRENLNGRTALVTGGGRGIGAATARRLAREGADVALTYVHDKDAAESVVRDIEALGRRAVALRADSADAEEAADAVRRAARELGGLDVLVGNAAVGVMAPLQDLTLADVDRVLAVNVRGLFLAARAAAGLMGTGGRIVTVGSCLTARVPGPGATLYAMSKSAVTGLTKALARELAGRGITANVVHPGPTDTDMNPADGPHASGQAAMTALGRFGTAEEVASMVAFLAGPEAAYVTGAEFSVDGGYAA, via the coding sequence ATGACTTCACGAGAGAACCTCAATGGCAGGACGGCCCTGGTCACCGGCGGCGGCCGGGGCATCGGCGCGGCGACGGCACGGCGGCTGGCCCGGGAGGGCGCGGACGTGGCGCTGACCTATGTGCACGACAAGGACGCGGCCGAATCGGTCGTGCGGGACATCGAGGCGCTGGGGCGGCGGGCGGTGGCGCTGCGTGCCGACTCGGCGGACGCCGAGGAGGCGGCGGACGCGGTACGGCGGGCCGCGCGGGAACTGGGCGGGCTGGACGTGCTGGTGGGCAACGCGGCCGTCGGCGTCATGGCACCACTTCAGGACCTGACCCTCGCCGATGTCGACCGGGTCCTCGCCGTCAATGTGCGCGGGCTGTTCCTGGCGGCCCGGGCCGCCGCCGGCCTCATGGGCACCGGCGGGCGGATCGTCACCGTCGGCAGCTGTCTCACCGCGCGGGTGCCGGGGCCCGGGGCCACGCTGTACGCGATGAGCAAGTCGGCCGTGACCGGGCTGACGAAGGCGCTGGCGCGGGAGCTGGCCGGGCGCGGCATCACGGCGAACGTCGTGCACCCGGGCCCGACCGACACCGACATGAACCCCGCGGACGGCCCCCACGCCTCCGGTCAGGCGGCCATGACCGCGCTGGGCCGCTTCGGCACGGCCGAGGAGGTGGCGTCCATGGTGGCGTTCCTCGCCGGACCGGAGGCGGCCTATGTGACGGGTGCGGAGTTCTCGGTGGACGGCGGCTACGCGGCCTGA
- a CDS encoding response regulator transcription factor: MIVVDDQAVVRAGFAAIVDAEPDLTVVAEAGDGATAVSLATAREADVVLMDIRMPGMDGLAATRLITASPGGPRVLVLTTFDLDEYVYEALRAGASGFLLKDARPDELLSAIRVVAAGDGILAPAVTGRLIHTFARGAPPPPAAGGPLGRLTQREREVLLKIASGLTNAEIGAELGVTTGTVKSHVNALLSKLQLRDRVQATILAYETGLISPRGHLTG, encoded by the coding sequence GTGATCGTCGTCGACGACCAGGCCGTGGTCCGCGCCGGATTCGCGGCCATCGTGGACGCCGAACCCGATCTGACCGTGGTGGCCGAGGCCGGCGACGGGGCGACGGCGGTGTCCCTCGCCACGGCCCGGGAGGCCGACGTGGTCCTGATGGACATCCGGATGCCGGGCATGGACGGGCTGGCCGCCACCCGTCTGATCACCGCGTCGCCCGGCGGGCCGCGGGTGCTGGTGCTCACCACGTTCGACCTGGACGAGTACGTGTACGAGGCGCTGCGCGCCGGGGCGTCCGGGTTCCTGCTGAAGGACGCCCGGCCCGACGAACTGCTGTCCGCGATCCGGGTCGTCGCGGCCGGCGACGGCATCCTGGCGCCCGCCGTGACCGGCCGGCTCATCCACACCTTCGCCCGCGGCGCCCCGCCGCCGCCCGCGGCCGGCGGGCCGCTGGGCCGGCTCACCCAGCGGGAACGCGAGGTCCTGCTGAAGATCGCCTCGGGGCTGACCAACGCCGAGATCGGCGCCGAACTCGGGGTCACCACGGGCACGGTCAAGAGCCATGTCAACGCCCTGCTGTCCAAACTCCAGCTGCGCGACCGCGTCCAGGCCACGATCCTCGCCTACGAGACCGGCCTGATCAGCCCGCGCGGCCACCTGACGGGCTGA
- a CDS encoding sensor histidine kinase produces the protein METIRNWLLPLLLATGQGVLLWPGVNPDGTPGPLALAAVVGALAVETAALGWRRTAPVRSLAGTLAALALGGLAWPDGYAGLGSLIALYSVAVRCPVSVTVRALAAAVGVEWVGAAVTEGLRAPLLSTMAVSLGTYVLCAGLGEARRQWLAGRLTAARRLAGAEQARRLAGDEERRRLARELHDVSAHHLTSVVVTVDAALRLRDDRPDLAAEALAFAERTGTETLTALQRLVGLLRDTGRPDHRPMSGRIEELVAGFGRLGRPVTARIPDDLAGPAAEAAHGIVREALTNALRYAPGAAARVVVRRVDGLLEVTVENAPPRVAPQTAGGLGAGRGVAGMRERAAAAGRRADRRAHAGRRLAGARDAARRCRVAAARGGRLAA, from the coding sequence ATGGAGACGATACGCAACTGGCTGCTGCCCCTGCTGCTGGCGACCGGGCAGGGCGTCCTGCTGTGGCCCGGGGTGAACCCGGACGGCACCCCCGGCCCGCTCGCCCTGGCCGCCGTGGTGGGCGCGCTGGCCGTGGAGACGGCCGCCCTCGGGTGGCGCCGTACCGCACCGGTGCGGTCGCTGGCCGGCACCCTGGCCGCCCTGGCCCTCGGCGGACTCGCCTGGCCGGACGGCTATGCGGGCCTCGGCTCGCTGATCGCCTTGTACTCCGTCGCCGTACGCTGCCCGGTGTCGGTGACGGTGCGGGCGCTGGCCGCCGCGGTGGGCGTCGAATGGGTGGGAGCCGCGGTGACGGAGGGCCTGCGGGCCCCGCTGCTGTCCACGATGGCCGTCTCCCTGGGCACGTACGTGCTGTGCGCGGGGCTCGGCGAGGCCCGGCGCCAGTGGCTCGCCGGCCGGCTGACCGCCGCCCGGCGGCTGGCCGGGGCCGAGCAGGCGCGCCGCCTGGCGGGCGACGAGGAGCGCCGGCGACTGGCCCGGGAACTGCACGACGTGAGCGCCCATCACCTCACCTCCGTCGTGGTGACCGTGGACGCGGCGCTGCGGCTCCGGGACGACCGGCCCGATCTGGCCGCCGAGGCGCTGGCGTTCGCCGAGCGTACCGGCACCGAGACGCTCACGGCGCTGCAACGGCTGGTGGGGCTGTTGCGGGACACCGGCCGGCCGGACCACCGGCCGATGAGCGGACGGATCGAGGAACTCGTCGCGGGGTTCGGCCGGCTGGGCCGCCCGGTCACCGCGCGGATCCCGGACGACCTGGCGGGCCCGGCGGCCGAGGCGGCGCACGGCATCGTCCGCGAGGCCCTGACCAACGCGCTGCGGTACGCGCCCGGCGCCGCCGCCCGGGTGGTCGTCCGGCGGGTGGACGGGCTGCTGGAGGTGACGGTGGAGAACGCGCCGCCGCGCGTCGCGCCGCAGACGGCCGGCGGACTCGGCGCCGGGCGCGGCGTGGCCGGGATGCGGGAGCGGGCCGCCGCGGCCGGGCGGCGAGCTGACCGCCGGGCCCACGCCGGAAGGCGGCTGGCGGGTGCGCGCGACGCTGCCCGACGGTGCCGCGTCGCCGCGGCCCGAGGAGGCCGGCTGGCGGCGTGA
- a CDS encoding CPBP family intramembrane glutamic endopeptidase, which produces MTQPPFAERLPYHRLARLTPHHRWWRPLLGTLVVAVAYVLAVLVLLLCSAVLGTALGYPADADGWPEFGPVPGTAVDLLSIAVGLPVLLLTVRWTGRRPAGSVSSVTGRLRWRWLGLCVLTAVPVLALATGGMFLLPEEGGEARSEWVGGPEFARALAVLVVLVPLQAAAEEYVFRGWLTQAAGAFLRSPWAALVPQAVLFAAAHGWGTPWGFADLLVFAACAGWLTWRTGGLEASIALHAVNNLFAFGISAAVVDGLASDETAADAGWQTVLLDVAGIALYTAAVTWWLRHRPLERTAPAPPPPAHPYAMAPGQWPAPLTTGTPLPPNRPAYPATGVPLPPHRAHPAAGAAVPSDWTGHPAATHPVPQAGPGRPATGAPAPQAGPDHAPADDVVPPVWPPHPGAVSPWPGPGRPTEPAGTGEEGPDGV; this is translated from the coding sequence ATGACACAGCCGCCGTTCGCCGAGCGACTCCCGTACCACCGTCTGGCCCGTCTCACGCCGCACCACCGGTGGTGGCGCCCGCTGCTCGGGACGCTGGTCGTGGCCGTGGCCTACGTGCTCGCCGTGCTCGTCCTCCTGCTGTGCTCCGCCGTCCTCGGCACGGCCCTCGGCTATCCCGCGGACGCCGACGGCTGGCCGGAGTTCGGCCCGGTGCCGGGCACCGCGGTCGACCTGCTGTCGATCGCGGTGGGCCTGCCCGTCCTGCTGCTGACGGTGCGCTGGACCGGCCGCCGCCCGGCGGGCTCGGTCTCCTCGGTCACCGGGCGGCTGCGGTGGCGCTGGCTCGGCCTGTGCGTGCTGACCGCCGTGCCCGTCCTCGCCCTGGCGACAGGCGGCATGTTCCTGCTGCCCGAGGAAGGCGGCGAGGCGCGGAGCGAGTGGGTGGGCGGGCCGGAGTTCGCGCGGGCCCTCGCCGTGCTGGTGGTGCTGGTGCCGTTGCAGGCGGCGGCCGAGGAGTATGTCTTCCGCGGCTGGCTGACGCAGGCCGCGGGGGCGTTCCTGCGTTCGCCGTGGGCCGCGCTGGTGCCGCAGGCCGTGCTGTTCGCGGCCGCCCACGGCTGGGGCACCCCGTGGGGCTTCGCCGACCTGCTGGTGTTCGCGGCGTGCGCGGGCTGGCTGACCTGGCGGACGGGCGGACTGGAGGCATCCATCGCCCTGCACGCCGTCAACAACCTCTTCGCCTTCGGCATCTCGGCCGCCGTCGTGGACGGGCTCGCCAGTGACGAGACCGCGGCCGACGCGGGCTGGCAGACGGTGCTGCTCGATGTCGCGGGCATCGCGCTCTACACGGCGGCCGTGACATGGTGGCTGCGCCACCGCCCCCTGGAACGCACCGCCCCGGCGCCACCGCCCCCGGCCCACCCGTACGCCATGGCCCCCGGCCAGTGGCCGGCCCCCCTGACGACCGGCACCCCGCTCCCGCCGAACCGGCCGGCTTACCCGGCGACCGGCGTCCCGCTTCCGCCGCACCGGGCTCATCCGGCGGCCGGTGCCGCCGTGCCATCGGACTGGACGGGACACCCGGCGGCCACACATCCGGTGCCACAAGCGGGGCCGGGCCGCCCGGCGACCGGTGCGCCCGCGCCACAGGCCGGGCCGGACCACGCGCCGGCCGACGACGTGGTGCCGCCGGTCTGGCCGCCGCACCCGGGGGCTGTCTCACCGTGGCCGGGTCCGGGCCGCCCGACCGAGCCGGCGGGCACGGGCGAGGAGGGCCCCGACGGGGTGTGA
- the cpt gene encoding chloramphenicol phosphotransferase CPT: protein MIVLNGGSSAGKSGIVRCLQAVLPDAWLAFGIDAFVDALPPRLRDADGGIEFAADGEVVVGADFRTLEEAWREGVAATARAGARIVVDDVFLGGAGSQRRWRKALDGLDVLWVGVRCDPEVAAARETARGDRIQGMALIQAHAVHEGVSYDMEVDTTRTESLECARTIAARVT from the coding sequence GTGATCGTTCTCAACGGTGGCTCCAGCGCGGGGAAGTCGGGGATCGTCCGCTGCCTTCAGGCCGTACTGCCGGACGCCTGGCTGGCGTTCGGGATCGACGCGTTCGTGGACGCGCTGCCGCCGAGGCTGCGGGACGCGGACGGCGGGATCGAGTTCGCGGCGGACGGCGAGGTGGTGGTCGGCGCGGACTTCCGGACACTGGAGGAGGCCTGGCGGGAGGGCGTGGCGGCGACGGCCCGCGCGGGCGCCAGGATCGTCGTCGACGATGTCTTCCTCGGCGGAGCCGGCTCCCAGCGGCGGTGGCGGAAGGCCCTGGACGGACTCGACGTGCTGTGGGTCGGCGTCCGCTGCGACCCGGAGGTCGCCGCGGCACGGGAGACCGCCCGCGGCGACCGGATACAGGGCATGGCCCTGATCCAGGCCCACGCGGTGCACGAGGGTGTCTCCTACGACATGGAGGTGGACACGACCCGCACCGAGTCCCTGGAGTGCGCACGGACCATCGCCGCACGGGTGACCTGA
- a CDS encoding NAD(P)-dependent oxidoreductase — translation MTDNLTVTVLGTGIMGAAMARNLVRSGHTVRVWNRTRAKAEPLAADGARVAGTPAEAVEGADVVLTMLHDGPAALDVLREAAPALRSGTAWVQSSTAGTEALGDLADFARAHGLVFFDAPVLGTRQPAEAGQLLVLAAGPAGHRAAVTPVFDAIGSRTVWTGEDGAAGSATRLKLVANSWVVAVTAAAGETLALAKALGVDPGDFFGAIDGGPLDMGYLRAKSRLILDDRLTPAQFAVATAAKDARLIVRAGEEHGVRLDVAAASAERLERAAAQGHAHEDMAAAYFASFGEAEGPSA, via the coding sequence ATGACCGACAACCTCACCGTGACCGTCCTGGGCACCGGCATCATGGGTGCCGCGATGGCCCGCAACCTCGTGCGCTCCGGACACACCGTGCGCGTCTGGAACCGCACCCGCGCCAAGGCCGAACCGCTCGCCGCCGACGGCGCGCGGGTCGCCGGCACGCCCGCCGAGGCCGTCGAGGGCGCCGACGTCGTCCTGACCATGCTCCACGACGGCCCGGCCGCCCTCGATGTCCTGCGCGAGGCCGCCCCCGCGCTGCGCTCCGGCACCGCCTGGGTGCAGTCGAGCACCGCCGGCACCGAGGCCCTCGGTGACCTGGCGGACTTCGCCCGCGCACACGGCCTGGTGTTCTTCGACGCGCCCGTGCTCGGCACCCGGCAGCCCGCCGAGGCCGGGCAGCTCCTGGTCCTCGCCGCGGGACCGGCCGGGCACCGGGCCGCCGTCACCCCGGTGTTCGACGCGATCGGCAGCCGTACCGTGTGGACCGGCGAGGACGGCGCGGCCGGCAGCGCGACCCGGCTGAAGCTGGTCGCCAACAGCTGGGTCGTCGCGGTCACCGCCGCCGCCGGCGAGACACTGGCCCTGGCCAAGGCCCTCGGTGTGGACCCGGGCGACTTCTTCGGCGCCATCGACGGCGGCCCGCTCGACATGGGCTATCTGCGCGCCAAGTCCCGGCTCATCCTCGACGACCGGCTGACACCGGCACAGTTCGCGGTGGCGACGGCGGCCAAGGACGCCCGGCTCATCGTCCGGGCGGGCGAGGAGCACGGCGTACGCCTGGACGTGGCCGCCGCGAGTGCCGAGCGCCTGGAGCGCGCCGCCGCGCAGGGCCACGCCCACGAGGACATGGCCGCCGCCTACTTCGCCAGCTTCGGCGAAGCCGAGGGGCCGTCCGCCTGA